In Mus musculus strain C57BL/6J chromosome 14, GRCm38.p6 C57BL/6J, the following are encoded in one genomic region:
- the Xpo4 gene encoding exportin-4 isoform X1 has translation MEFHGNCKRVFQEEDLRQIFMLTVGVLQEFSRRENLSAQMSSVFQRYLALANQVLSWNFLPPNLGRHYIAMFESSQNVLLKPTESWREALLDSRVMELFFTVHRKIREDSDMAQDSLQCLAQLASLHGPIFPDEGSQVDYLAHFIEGLLNTINGIEIEDSEAVGISSIISNLITVFPRNVLTAIPSELFSSFVNCLTHLTCSFGRSAALEEVLDKDDMVYMEAYDKLLESWLTLVRDDKHFHKGFFTQHAVQVFNSYIQCHLAAPDGTRNLTANGVASREEEEISELQEDDRDQFSDQLASVGMLGRIAAEHCMPLLTSLLEERVTRLHGQLQRHQQQFLASPGSSTIDNKMLDDLYEDIHWLILVTGYLLADDTQGETPLIPPEIMEYSIKHSSEVDINTTLQILGSPGEKASSIPGYSRTDSVIRLLSAVLRVSEVESRAIRADLTHLLSPQMGKDIVWFLKRWAKTYLLVDEKLYDQISLPLSTAFGADTEGSQWIIGYLLQKVISNLSVWSSEQDLANDTVQLLVTLVERRERANLVIQCENWWNLAKQFASRSPPLNFLSSPVQRTLMKALVLGGFAHMDTETKQQYWTEVLQPLQQRFLRVINQENFQQMCQQEEVKQEITATLEALCGIAEATQIDNVAILFNFLMDFLNNCIGLMEVYKNTPETVNLIIEVFVEVAHKQICYLGESKAMHLYEACLTLLQVYSKNNLGRQRIDVTAEEEQYQDLLLIMELLTNLLSKEFIDFSDTDEVFRGHEPGQAAGRSVSAADVVLYGVNLILPLMSQDLLKFPTLCNQYYKLITFICEIFPEKIPQLPEDLFKSLMYSLELGMTSMSSEVCQLCLEALTPLAEQCAKAQETDSPLFLATRHFLKLVFDMLVLQKHNTEMTTAAGEAFYTLVCLHQAEYSELVETLLSSQQDPVIYQRLADAFNKLTASSTPPALDRKQKMAFLKSLEEFMANVGGLLCVK, from the exons TGGGCAGACATTATATAGCTATGTTTGAATCCTCACAAAATGTGCTGTTGAAGCCAACAGAGTCCTGGCGGGAGGCTCTTCTGGACAGCAGAGTTATGGAGCTCTTCTTCACT GTACATCGAAAAATCAGAGAAGATTCAGATATGGCACAGGATTCCCTGCAGTGCCTTGCCCAGTTAGCGTCTCTCCACGGACCCATCTTCCCCGACGAAGGATCCCAGGTTGATTATCTAGCACACTTCATTGAGGGCTTGCTCAACACTATTAATGG AATTGAAATAGAAGATTCTGAAGCCGTAGGGATCTCCAGCATTATCAGCAATCTGATAACTGTGTTCCCTCGGAATGTTTTAACTGCCATCCCCAGTGAGCTCTTCTCCTCCTTTGTGAACTGCCTCACACACCTCACTTGTTCTTTTGGGCGAAGTGCTGCGTTGGAAGAAGTG CTTGATAAGGATGACATGGTATACATGGAAGCATATGATAAATTGCTGGAGTCCTGGCTAACTTTGGTCCGAGATGACAAGCATTTCCATAAAGGCTTTTTCACACAGCATGCAGTTCAGGTGTTCAATTCCTATATTCAATGTCACCTTGCTGCTCCAGATGGCACAAGAAATTTG ACAGCCAATGGTGTGGCCTCGcgtgaggaagaagaaataagtGAGCTCCAAGAGGATGATCGTGATCAGTTTTCCGACCAACTAGCCAGCGTAGGAATGCTGGGACGGATTGCTGCCGAACACTGTATGCCTCTTCTGACAAG tTTATTAGAAGAAAGGGTAACAAGACTCCATGGCCAGTTACAACGGCATCAGCAACAATTCCTTGCTTCACCCGGATCAAGCACCATTGACAACAAAATGCTTGACGATCTTTACGAGGATATTCACTGGCTTATTCTAGTTACAG gcTACCTCTTAGCTGATGATACTCAGGGAGAGACTCCGCTAATACCTCCAGAAATAATGGAATATTCCATTAAGCATTCATCTGAAGTTGACATTAATACAACACTTCAAATTTTGGGATCTCCAGGAGAAAAGGCTTCTTCCATCCCAGGGTACAGCAGAACAGATTCTGTGATTAG GCTGTTGTCTGCTGTGCTAAGAGTCTCAGAAGTTGAATCTCGAGCAATAAGAGCAGATCTCACTCATCTACTAAGCCCTCAGATGGGCAAAGATATTGTTTGGTTTCTAAAACGCTGGGCCAAGACTTACCTCCTGGTAGATGAAAAACTGTATGATCAG ATAAGTTTGCCATTGAGCACAGCATTTGGAGCGGATACAGAGGGTTCCCAGTGGATTATCGGCTACCTCTTACAAAAGGTCATCAGCAATCTGTCGGTATGGAGCAGTGAACAGGACCTCGCGAATGACACTGTTCAGCTCCTTGTCACTttggtagaaagaagagaaag GGCAAACTTAGTAATTCAGTGTGAAAACTGGTGGAACCTAGCAAAGCAGTTTGCAAGCCGAAGCCCACCTCTTAACTTCCTGTCCAGTCCAGTGCAGAGGACACTGATGAAGGCTCTGGTCTTAGGAGGCTTTGCACATATGGACACAGAAACCAAGCAGCAGTATTGGACTGAG GTTCTGCAGCCTCTTCAGCAGAGGTTCCTGAGAGTGATCAACCAAGAGAACTTTCAGCAGATGTGTCAGCAGGAGGAAGTCAAGCAGGAGATCACTGCcacattggaggccctgtgtggCATTGCTGAGGCCACCCAGATCGACAATGTAGccatcctttttaattttttaatggacTTCCTTAACAATTGCATTGGTTTAATGGAAGTTTACAAAAATACTCCAGAAACTGTCAATCTCATTATAGAAGTTTTTGTTGAAGTTGCACATAAACAAATATGCTATCTTGGAGAG TCCAAAGCTATGCATTTATACGAAGCCTGCCTTACTTTGTTACAAGTGTATTCTAAGAATAACTTAGGGCGGCAAAGGATAGACGTCACGGCGGAGGAAGAGCAGTACCAAGACCTGCTTCTCATCATGGAGCTTCTCACTAACCTTCTCTCAAAGGAGTTCATCGACTTTAGTGACACAG atgaAGTGTTTAGAGGACATGAGCCAGGACAAGCAGCAGGCAGATCTGTATCGGCAGCTGATGTCGTTTTATATGGAGTAAACCTAATTCTGCCCTTAATGTCACAAGATCTTTTGAAG tttccaaCCCTTTGTAATCAATATTACAAACTGATCACATTTATTTGTGAGATTTTTCCTGAAAAGATACCGCAGCTTCCTGAGGATCTGTTTAAGAGTCTGATGTACTCCCTAGAACTAGGGATGACATC AATGAGTTCAGAAGTATGCCAGCTTTGTCTCGAGGCCTTGACACCATTAGCTGAACAATGTGCTAAAGCACAAGAAACGGATTCACCACTTTTTCTAGCAACACGACACTTCCTTAAG CTGGTTTTTGATATGCTGGTCTTGCAAAAGCACAACACGGAGATGACCACTGCAGCAGGCGAAGCATTCTACACATTGGTGTGTTTGCACCAG GCTGAATATTCTGAACTGGTTGAGACATTACTGTCAAGTCAACAAGACCCAGTCATTTACCAGAGATTAGCAGATGCCTTCAACAAGCTCACAGCGAGCAGCACTCCTCCTGCCCTGGACcggaagcagaagatggccttcctAAAGAGTTTAGAAGAATTTATGGCAAATGTTGGTGGTCTcctttgtgtaaaataa